From Anopheles arabiensis isolate DONGOLA chromosome 3, AaraD3, whole genome shotgun sequence, a single genomic window includes:
- the LOC120901290 gene encoding zwei Ig domain protein zig-8-like: MAALRSQNGINLIFLFIVHLNHGITKSLQTFSEEQFLLELSDDRSSSPVTRPPIRNRTPPYLDNLHLGFHQHQQHHHQHSETSENEIYDSDESNLRRTPLDRGPHFDLSASKNITALVGKTAYLNCRVKNIGNKTVSWVRHRDIHLLTVGRFTYTSDQRFQAVHNPQTDDWSLQIRYPQKRDTGVYECQISTTPPVGHSMFLAVVEPITTIVGVPDLYINTGSTVNLTCIVRNSPEPPSTIFWTHNNQEINYDSPRGGVSVITEKGETTTSYLLIQRARTTDSGKYVCSPSNADPSTINVHILNGTVRPPYSLTASRAMTNTTVFARYWKHFRQYLSGLPLLGSPLKRLALPPSQWSLPLSLMVPSIASTAFFLKIYAWTNYCR, from the exons ATGGCCGCACTGCGCTCTCAGAatggaataaatttaatttttcttttcatcgtTCATTTAAACCACG GCATTACAAAGTCACTGCAGACCTTTTCGGAGGAACAGTTCCTGCTGGAGCTGAGTGATGATCGCAGCAGTTCACCGGTAACGCGTCCTCCGATACGCAACCGGACACCGCCGTACCTTGACAATCTGCACCTTGGCtttcaccagcaccagcagcaccaccatcagcactcAGAGACGAGCGAGAACGAAATTTACGACTCGGACGAGAGTAATCTACGGCGGACGCCGCTAGACCGTGGGCCACACTTTGATTTGTCCGCCTCGAAGAACATTACAGCGCTGGTCGGGAAGACGGCCTATCTCAACTGCCGGGTGAAGAACATCGGCAACAAAACg GTGTCCTGGGTGCGGCATCGTGACATTCATCTGTTAACCGTAGGTAGATTCACTTATACGTCTGACCAACGTTTCCAGGCTGTACATAATCCCCAGACAGACGACTGGTCGCTACAA ATTAGATACCCCCAGAAGCGGGACACGGGCGTGTACGAGTGCCAGATCTCCACTACGCCACCGGTCGGGCACTCAATGTTCCTCGCCGTCGTAG AGCCAATCACCACGATCGTTGGTGTGCCGGATCTGTACATCAACACGGGCTCAACTGTAAATTTAACCTGCATAGTGCGGAACTCGCCCGAGCCTCCTTCAACCATTTTTTGGACCCACAACAATCAG GAGATCAACTACGATTCACCCCGGGGCGGTGTGTCGGTCATAACGGAGAAGGGTGAAACGACGACATCGTACCTGCTAATACAGCGCGCCCGTACCACCGACAGCGGGAAGTACGTCTGCTCCCCATCGAATGCCGATCCTTCCACGATCAACGTGCACATCCTGAATGGAACTGTTCGACCGCCCTACTCGCTAACCGCGTCAAGGGCAATGACAAATACGACAGTGTTCGCCCGATACTGGAAACATTTCAGACAGTATTTGTCAGGGCTAccgttgt TGGGCTCCCCGCTCAAGCGGTTAGCATTGCCGCCCAGCCAGTGGAGTTTGCCGCTGAGTTTAATGGTGCCCAGTATTGCATCGACAGCATTTTTCCTGAAAATCTACGCGTGGACCAACTACTGTCGGTGA